From Ictidomys tridecemlineatus isolate mIctTri1 chromosome 8 unlocalized genomic scaffold, mIctTri1.hap1 SUPER_8_unloc_1, whole genome shotgun sequence:
ttaaattagattaatttatattaaatgatagtataatttgtatttcaaaatatattaaattttgtttaaattaattttaataaaaaggttctgaatggttttagaaactacaggtgtcggagaagtatgtgctatgcaatctgctttttctcttctctgatttcacctacttaagctagaaacttttgattcatcttttaccttaatttatcaaaaggttgtaactactcctattttaaagcttttcatctttcaaaaactgttgttagcttatttctctccccaacttgttttgatccaatgttttataaaatgtgtttataagaattattgtagagcccccaatagtatgtagataagcagtccagatatttaatgatacattcttACTAATTAACTTTTCCATTGGCAATGGATCACGTGATCCCACTTTGGGGTTGACTCAGAAATACTCTTCCTTCTGGACATGTTTATCATCTGGAAAACTCAATTAATGTGAAGTGACTttcgtagagaaatggaaatcggcaaaatggataggggtcatagaatttggattcaaggcatcttagaatttatccactAAGCTTCCTGTTTAGGTCCTCCCCATTGGAATTTTCGCTTGGTAGTTGTACAGTGTTATCTTggataaactaaatattctcaacgttttgcaacactatatttggttttcatgtactCTAAATCGGAGACATCCTTCTTATGggttgggtttttcttgtttcctgtaattacatgtatcgtttttatcttaatgccattaagtgaggttggaactagtggttcaagaaggctgctctgtacagttgctcgctaaagtacatcagaattgataactggtgatgattatctgctacattggaacaaaattctataaacaaaaagtgctacaaaaaacaaaacaaattttttttttaaagtactatagcaaaaaatcacaacaacaacaacaactaaagaaataaaataaaatacccagtagCTATCCACTTACATATACcagctgttttgctttctctttttgtctacaaacacatgagtactttttcaaaaggccatgctgtaaaacataaaaaaaaaaaaagggttatggCTTCTTtagaataatgctaaatatttagaagatcctgGAGTACAGCTCTGGCCCTATTGTCCGGGGACACTGGCAACGGTGTAAAGGTGGGTTTAAAAAGAGGATGCCCTGGTCCACCAAGTCCAACTCCAGCTAGGTTACTAAGAGGCACAGCTGCAGAACGTGGAACCAAGAGTGGATTCCCGTTGGTGCTTCTGCCAGCTCTTAATTTGGCTCCATCTTTAACATTTCCTGGTAAAGAGTTCTGGGAAAGAACTCTGAAGCACAGGTTGTTGATTTGGTTTCAGAGGTATGTCGGGGACACTTTTTGAAGCCCCTCCAAGCCAACTCCTCATCCACTTACCGACACCACCATAAGAATCTTTATTCAGCAAGTGCTGCATTTGGTCCTTTGGAATGTCCAGGATGCTCCCCATCAACTGCAATGCTTCAGGACGTTTGCCTTTTGGTGTCTGGAGATGAGCGATAAAAAGGTTTTGCATGAGGACTTTGTCCACTTTTCCTTCTGCGCTGTTGCCCAAAGTGGACGATTTCTGTTGTGCGTGGTCCAACATTTCTTTTCGGggctccttttgttttttcagttcttccatCTGTTCTTCCTCGAGATCTAAGTCTTCTCTCGGTCTGGAAGCAGAATCCAACAGAGCATTCGCTTGATCCAAACGTTCCCGCAGTGATGCTACTTCTCCTTCTAGCTTTTCGGCCTTGTTCTTCCATTCAGCTATTGACTGTTTTTCTTTGGCTAATTCGGCAGAATGCagagctttctcttcttcttggaaGTGCTCTAGAACCCTTTTCAGGTTACTTGATGACAGGGCACACTGTACTTCTTGGTCCCGTAAGTGTTGAACCTCGTTTTCTcttaggatttttactttggtctcttgaaaaatatcagaattcaatgtttgagcatctcctctctctccaggcaactgggcttttagttcttcaatagttttctgcaagttcttaatttcctcctctaaaattaacTGGCTATACGCAGCATTCATCTGCTCATATTGGTacttaaattcatccatttcctcctcctgctcctgtaaagactgaagtagttgcattttacgctggttttgattttcagttatattcagatggtcttgaatttcatcttccagatgatttttgactatattcagttgagatacctccaattctagttctgtgatagcatcaagagcttcaggctcagccactggtacagcttgattgtgctgttcccgaagtatttccagttctactcgcagatagttgttttctgctttcacgtaggtaagacttctgtcctttctttcaacggattgccttaaagtttcattttctcttaaggcctgagaacacttatctaaatccttttgtagttgtgaacttttttcttcgagtttttcaataaaaacttctttctcatttatgactTGTGTCAATCGCTCCTCTTCTTCTATGTAAGATGCcaaaatttcctcagtttctttttcatcagcagtcatttgctcaatattctttttgagtcctgctatttcaaagtccttctcttgattgagttgaagtgcacattcgtgtttcagctttaagtaagaggtcttcaaattgtgtgcattggagagttcctcaatagtctgcctgtgattatttgcttcttccaacagtcttttttctgcctggtgcagtttggcttcagtctcttctttgtctctttggagaGTCTCCGTGATAGTGTCTCTTTCTTGAGAGATCTGATTGTAAGCAGCAATAGATTCTTCCAACTTACGCCTTACATCGTCACGtgctaaaatcaacatttcattttccgtCTTGAGTTCAACAGCAACTCTCGTTAAGTTTTCATTGAGCTGTTCCTCTTGAGAAAGATTTTGCCTTAGGTTGCTCACTTCAGCTTCTCGTTCTTTAAGCATGTCATCCTTCCAGTGACTGTTCGAGTCTTCGTtcagagaagttggatacttactcttaaatccagacagctcctcttcaagttgtctaatgtgatccttaagccccaggttttcctgctggaggtttaaactatttttttgtgactgatttagcTGATCTACTAAATCTTCCACTTTACCTTCAAGCTTCTGCttagttaaatgcaaatcactgaggctctgcgcattctcagttaacttctccttctgcacatgcAACTCTTGGGATATGTTCATTTGCTCATCCTCAAGTTGACGAACTCTCTTTTTTCCATCATCTCGATCTTGTTCCAACTTCTTGATGACAAGGtctccttcattttgttgtttggatagctcatcttgtatcaaaatcatgtgctttgtagcttcctgattctgatgatccagttcttctaactcagctatcagcattttcttctcattggtagtctgattcagttcttcctcctttgccttcaagtgaagttttaagtctagtaattgtacattcaaattcacgtctgttgaagctctgcttttcatgacttgatagtcacagctcaattttgacagtgacatctgaagttcctctttttcttgactcaatgatgacttctctttttctaaagcttcaacatgcattttaagtttcagattgtcttcagcaaggCGGTTATCCTGGTTTAAACCACTTAGTCTCACGATTTCCTTCTCCGCATCAGCCAGGGCTCGTTGAAGCCTGAGCACTTCTTCCACTGCTGAATGCTGAGGAagggttcttcccttttctgccacagtagaactctgctcccaaactgaaatttcatGCTGATGATCATCTATGTCTGGACTGTGGTTTGGTTGAAGAGTCTTGATAGTATTTAGTACTTTGCAGATTTCACTCGAGTCAGAATGGtgtgttccctgagcctcagcaatctgcctcgagtggccaacttcagattcctgttttgcaacttcagttgataatctgtttgtttcttgttgtgaTACAATTATGTCACTAAAGTCCGTGTCATCATCACGAAAGGCTGAAGAATGACTACCGATCAGGGAACCGAACAGAGCCGGTGCGGTTGTTGTTGGCACACCACAAGCTCCCGAGCGTACTGATTGAGCAGCTGCCCGTAGTTGGAACATTTGATCTTGCAGTACAGTCTGTCCTGCTTTAAGATGGCTGACCTCTACCTCTTTCTGTTGCAGTTGATCTTGGCAACTTACAGACTGATGGTTTCTTTGTAGCTCTGGcgcttcatgcttttcttccaggtcagTACAATACTTTTTCGGTCTTTCATTCTCACATCTTAGTGTGGAATCAGtggtttccatttcctttctccgaCAATGATGTAAAGCTGCTTCTGGGTCTCCTAAGTCATCCGGAAGCATGTCCCTGGTGAGGGTGGAGCTATGGCCGGTGAGGAAAGCCAAGCTGCTCCCCACCTGAGCCAAGAAGTGGCCcaagcctgagcccaggcctccaaACCAGGCCGACATCGTGGCCACTTCAGCGAGCCATcggaccagctctgagaagcgcgTCCATCACCATCCACTTCTCTGCCCCAAACGTCCTCCGGCGTTGCCGGGGTCAATTATGACCCAAGCGCTCAGAATTCCTCAGAGCGCGGGGTTCCTGGGGCTCCACCAACCACCAATCATCCCTTCCTGCCTGTAAACTCAGAAGCCTGTCCTGCGCTTTGACCAGGGACCTGCAGCCAGTAGCACACTCAccccctgcagggcctctgcttcttccctgcacTTGCCTGTCAGCTATTGGCTCACGGGATTGGGCAGGGGTGGCTGGGAGGAGCTAGAGATCCAGGAAAGTGTCCTAGTTTGAGTCCCAAGGCAGGACttcctgtggagccaggaagaatcAATGTTGTAGATGAAATCCAAAGGTAGTTCACTGGACAGTTCCCTCTTGTCTGGGAGAGGTGGGCTTTTTGTCCCATTCAGTTGCATTCAGTTGACGAGGTGAGGTCTCGCTCCACATTAGAGAATGGAATCTATTTAACTAAAAGTCCCCGATTCAAAAGTAAATGTCACCCCATAACAccagcacagacacacccagaataaaagTTGGCCAAGCATCTGGGCATCGTAGCCCAGGCGACTTAACATATacaattaaccatcacaaagtcttaatcagtctcagaattcaaattataatatggat
This genomic window contains:
- the LOC144372287 gene encoding LOW QUALITY PROTEIN: thyroid receptor-interacting protein 11-like (The sequence of the model RefSeq protein was modified relative to this genomic sequence to represent the inferred CDS: inserted 4 bases in 2 codons; deleted 1 base in 1 codon) — translated: MSAWFGGLGSGLGHFLAQVGSSLAFLTGHSSTLTRDMLPDDLGDPEAALHHCRRKEMETTDSTLRCENERPKKYCTDLEEKHEAPELQRNHQSVSCQDQLQQKEVEVSHLKAGQTVLQDQMFQLRAAAQSVRSGACGVPTTTAPALFGSLIGSHSSAFRDDDTDFSDIIVSQQETNRLSTEVAKQESEVGHSRQIAEAQGTHHSDSSEICKVLNTIKTLQPNHSPDIDDHQHEISGRTLPQHSAVEEVLRLQRALADAEKEIVRLSGLNQDNRLAEDNLKLKMHVEALEKEKSSLSQEKEELQMSLSKLSCDYQVMKSRASTDVNLNVQLLDLKLHLKAKEEELNQTTNEKKMLIAELEELDHQNQEATKHMILIQDELSKQQNEGDLVIKKLEQDRDDGKKRVRQLEDEQMNISQELHVQKEKLTENAQSLSDLHLTKQKLEGKVEDLVDQLNQSQKNSLNLQQENLGLKDHIRQLEEELSGFKSKYPTSLNEDSNSHWKDDMLKEREAEVSNLRQNLSQEEQLNENLTRVAVELKTENEMLILARDDVRRKLEESIAAYNQISQERDTITETLQRDKEETEAKLHQAEKRLLEEANNHRQTIEELSNAHNLKTSYLKLKHECALQLNQEKDFEIAGLKKNIEQMTADEKETEEILASYIEEEERLTQVINEKEVFIEKLEEKSSQLQKDLDKCSQALRENETLRQSVERKDRSLTYVKAENNYLRVELEILREQHNQAVPVAEPEALDAITELELEVSQLNIVKNHLEDEIQDHLNITENQNQRKMQLLQSLQEQEEEMDEFKYQYEQMNAAYSQLILEEEIKNLQKTIEELKAQLPGERGDAQTLNSDIFQETKVKILRENEVQHLRDQEVQCALSSSNLKRVLEHFQEEEKALHSAELAKEKQSIAEWKNKAEKLEGEVASLRERLDQANALLDSASRPREDLDLEEEQMEELKKQKEPRKEMLDHAQQKSSTLGNSAEGKVDKVLMQNLFIAHLQTPKGKRPEALQLMGSILDIPKDQMQHLLNKDSYGGVGKWMRSWLGGASKSVPDIPLKPNQQPVLQSSFPELFXPGNVKDGAKLRAGRSTNGNPLLVPRSAAVPLSNLAGVGLGGPGHPLFKPTFTPLPVSPDNRARAVLQDLLNIYHQVRTTHYVVIYCSTHACERGLIIALCQFSSKIALVPMELVRWLAEVATMSAWFGGLGSGLGHFLAQVGSSLAFLTGHSSTLTRDMLPDDLGDPEAALHHCRRKEMETTDSTLRCENERPKKYCTDLEEKHEAPELQRNHQSVSCQDQLQQKEVEVSHLKAGQTVLQDQMFQLRAAAQSVRSGACGVPTTTAPALFGSLIGSHSSAFRDDDTDFSDIISKYPTSLNEDSNSHWKDDMLKEREAEVSNLRQNLSQEEQLNENLTRVAVELKTENEMLILARDDDAQTLNSDIFQETKVKILRENEVQHLRDQEVQCALSSSSLKRVLEHFQEEEKALHSAELAKEKQSIAEWKNKAEKLEGEVASLRERLDQANALLDSASRPREDLDLEEEQMEELKKQKEPRKEMLDHAQQKSSTLGNSAEGKVDKVLMQNLFIAHLQTPKGKRPEALQLMGSILDIPKDQMQHLLNKDSYGGVGKWMRSWLGGASKSVPDIPLKPNQQPVLQSSFPELFXPGNVKDGAKLRAGRSTNGNPLLVPRSAAVPLSNLAGVGLGGPGHPLFKPTFTPLPVSPDNRARAVLQDLLNI